The Cheilinus undulatus linkage group 2, ASM1832078v1, whole genome shotgun sequence genome has a window encoding:
- the rinl gene encoding ras and Rab interactor 2 isoform X2 — protein MAVHSPVNGTTAIPWRSSRRRLTLLEQLKGCQDAWCPQAPWDREEAHEALCGTPAGSFLVVRESVTSQASLLCVSAGGQDEAVIDYTIKCTGTVFQLSESRLCFTDLTQLILFYSLTRDVLSLCLSIPPWIYSVTEINKDFLSQLKPETWLHTRPEQDPGEMSNREPSNMMCSIQLTSTNGALCIINPLYLREHGDDWLTQKVPWSSQPSQIRKERRLSTTRTWAGSGLMSKRTISLDQESSAASMESFGLTRAKSADSPDGPQTPSTPSPPSGVVLRRPSKDSVSSLSYRSSTGSLPPSTPSTPGGSCRTSLELQPHGSPVPQSPHRVSWIEDGVWLPPPRPSSSSSLHLPSMELDSLSISSIEEEQESQTPSPTPHHQSAHWLADKVIHRLSAVGQALGGLVSQKKRLTNRVQELSERRGAVFAEAVKGFVETTLKRGADPTGVMGSEFLQEVRSSLTSLRETLLDYAEIQTLLDSMTDLNDSEMDSLVELSIHKVALRPVSAHLYTCIHASRTNDGSLEHLQSNLRVLEKKGMEELGGSEAVGVPDSVSLERIQQRWTSMHEAYSPNKKVQILLKVCKSIYHSMSANSNSGKVFGADDFLPCLTWVLLRSDLNTLQIDTDYMMELLDPTQLQGEGGYYLTTLYASLFYISSFQPRLAARQLSVEAQKSLNQWHRRRTLHCNQSRRSKNRRTIRRTPCRDRSRPNSDTETRNKEESREIDESVDKDESQQQTESSTEALLSLEEEKNRGQETERESQDSPSASDCSQGKQEGGQTLCAEEDHKGL, from the exons AT GGCGGTTCACAGTCCAGTTAATGGCACCACAGCCATCCCatggaggagcagcaggaggaggctGACCCTGCTGGAGCAGCTGAAGGGGTGCCAGGACGCATGGTGCCCCCAGGCACCCTGGGACAGAGAGGAGGCCCATGAGGCTCTTTGTGGAACTCCTGCAGGG AGTTTCCTGGTTGTGCGGGAGTCTGTGACTTCTCAGGCCAGCCTGCTGTGCGTGTCTGCGGGTGGACAGGATGAAGCAGTTATTGACTATACTATCAAATGCACAGGAACAG TCTTTCAGCTGTCAGAGTCTCGTCTGTGTTTCACTGACCTCACTCAGCTCATACTCTTCTACTCTCTGACCAG GGATGTGCTATCTCTTTGTCTTTCCATTCCTCCCTGGATCTACAGTGTTACTGAGATAAACAAAGACTTTCTATCTCAACTAAAACCTG AGACTTGGCTCCACACACGACCTGAGCAAGACCCTGGTGAAATGTCCAACAGGGAGCCGAGCAACATGATGTGCTCCATACAG CTGACTTCCACAAATGGGGCCCTGTGTATCATCAACCCACTCTACCTTCGTGAGCATGGAGACGACTGGCTCACCCAGAAGGTACCTTGGTCCTCCCAACCCTCACAAATCAGAAAGGAGCGACGCCTCAGCACCACCAGGACCTGGGCGGGGTCGGGGCTGATGAGTAAACGGACTATCTCACTGGACCAGGAATCTTCTGCTGCCAGTATGGAGAGTTTTG gtCTAACCAGAGCCAAGTCAGCTGATTCACCAGATGGCCCTCAGACCCCGTCTACACCATCACCTCCATCAGGTGTCGTTCTCAGACGGCCCAGCAAAGACTCTGTCTCCAGTCTCTCCTACAGATCGAGCACAGGGAGCCTCCCTCCATCCACTCCCTCCACCCCTGGAGGTTCATGCCGCACATCACTGGAGCTGCAGCCCCACGGCAGCCCCGTCCCTCAGTCTCCTCACAGAGTGTCCTGGATTGAAGATGGAGTCTGGCTGCCTCCACCCAggccatcatcttcatcttcgcTCCACCTACCATCAATGGAGCTCGACTCTCTGTCCATCAGCAGCATAGAGGAAGAACAGGAGTCCCAAACACCAAGCCCCACCCCACACCACCAATCAGCGCACTGGTTGGCTGACAAGGTCATACATCGCCTCTCAGCAGTGGGTCAGGCTCTCGGCGGGCTGGTGAGTCAGAAGAAACGTCTGACCAATCGTGTGCAGGAGCTGAGTGAGCGGAGAGGTGCTGTGTTTGCAGAAGCTGTCAAAGGATTTGTGGAGACAACACTGAAGAGAGGGGCTGATCCCACTGGAGTCATGGGGTCAGAGTTCTTACAGGAAGTGAGGTCATCGCTCACATCACTTAGGGAGACACTGTTAGactatgcagaaatccaaacATTACTGGACAGCATGACTGACCTGAATGACTCTGAGATGG ACTCTTTGGTGGAGCTCTCCATCCACAAGGTGGCCCTGAGGCCTGTCTCTGCTCACCTCTACACCTGTATTCATGCTTCCCGGACCAATGATGGAAGTTTGGAGCATCTCCAGAGCAACCTCCGTGTGCTGGAGAAGAAAGGGATGGAGGAGCTTGGAGGATCAGAGGCCGTCGGAGTTCCTGACTCTGTCAGCCTTGAGCGGATCCAGCAGAGGTGGACGAGCATGCATGAGGCCTACTCTCCAAACAAGAAGGTCCAGATCCTGCTCAAAGTCTGCAAAAGCATCTATCACAGCATGAGTGCTAACTCTAACTCAG GTAAAGTGTTTGGAGCTGATGATTTCCTCCCCTGTCTGACGTGGGTGCTGCTCCGTAGCGACTTGAACACCCTGCAGATAGACACAGACTACATGATGGAGCTGCTGGACCCCACACAGCTGCAGGGAGAAG GTGGCTACTACCTGACGACCCTGTACGCCTCACTGTTCTACATCAGCAGCTTCCAGCCACGACTGGCTGCCCGTCAGCTCAGTGTGGAAGCTCAAAAATCTCTGAACCAATGGCATCGCAGGCGCACCCTGCACTGTAACCAATCACGCCGCAGCAAGAACCGACGGACCATTCGCAGAACGCCATGTCGGGACAGGTCCAGGCCGAActcagacacagaaacaagGAATAAGGAGGAAAGCAGGGAAATAGATGAGTCTGTTGATAAAGACGAgtcacagcagcagactgaaAGCTCCACAGAGGCTCTGCTGTCACTGGAGGAAGAGAAAAACCGAGGgcaggaaacagagagagaatcACAGGACAGCCCTTCAGCATCAGACTGTAGTCAGGGCAAACAGGAGGGCGGACAGACTCTTTGTGCAGAAGAAGATCACAAAGGATTgtaa
- the rinl gene encoding ras and Rab interactor 2 isoform X1, with protein MSVFRAVHSPVNGTTAIPWRSSRRRLTLLEQLKGCQDAWCPQAPWDREEAHEALCGTPAGSFLVVRESVTSQASLLCVSAGGQDEAVIDYTIKCTGTVFQLSESRLCFTDLTQLILFYSLTRDVLSLCLSIPPWIYSVTEINKDFLSQLKPETWLHTRPEQDPGEMSNREPSNMMCSIQLTSTNGALCIINPLYLREHGDDWLTQKVPWSSQPSQIRKERRLSTTRTWAGSGLMSKRTISLDQESSAASMESFGLTRAKSADSPDGPQTPSTPSPPSGVVLRRPSKDSVSSLSYRSSTGSLPPSTPSTPGGSCRTSLELQPHGSPVPQSPHRVSWIEDGVWLPPPRPSSSSSLHLPSMELDSLSISSIEEEQESQTPSPTPHHQSAHWLADKVIHRLSAVGQALGGLVSQKKRLTNRVQELSERRGAVFAEAVKGFVETTLKRGADPTGVMGSEFLQEVRSSLTSLRETLLDYAEIQTLLDSMTDLNDSEMDSLVELSIHKVALRPVSAHLYTCIHASRTNDGSLEHLQSNLRVLEKKGMEELGGSEAVGVPDSVSLERIQQRWTSMHEAYSPNKKVQILLKVCKSIYHSMSANSNSGKVFGADDFLPCLTWVLLRSDLNTLQIDTDYMMELLDPTQLQGEGGYYLTTLYASLFYISSFQPRLAARQLSVEAQKSLNQWHRRRTLHCNQSRRSKNRRTIRRTPCRDRSRPNSDTETRNKEESREIDESVDKDESQQQTESSTEALLSLEEEKNRGQETERESQDSPSASDCSQGKQEGGQTLCAEEDHKGL; from the exons ATGTCTGTGTTCAGGGCGGTTCACAGTCCAGTTAATGGCACCACAGCCATCCCatggaggagcagcaggaggaggctGACCCTGCTGGAGCAGCTGAAGGGGTGCCAGGACGCATGGTGCCCCCAGGCACCCTGGGACAGAGAGGAGGCCCATGAGGCTCTTTGTGGAACTCCTGCAGGG AGTTTCCTGGTTGTGCGGGAGTCTGTGACTTCTCAGGCCAGCCTGCTGTGCGTGTCTGCGGGTGGACAGGATGAAGCAGTTATTGACTATACTATCAAATGCACAGGAACAG TCTTTCAGCTGTCAGAGTCTCGTCTGTGTTTCACTGACCTCACTCAGCTCATACTCTTCTACTCTCTGACCAG GGATGTGCTATCTCTTTGTCTTTCCATTCCTCCCTGGATCTACAGTGTTACTGAGATAAACAAAGACTTTCTATCTCAACTAAAACCTG AGACTTGGCTCCACACACGACCTGAGCAAGACCCTGGTGAAATGTCCAACAGGGAGCCGAGCAACATGATGTGCTCCATACAG CTGACTTCCACAAATGGGGCCCTGTGTATCATCAACCCACTCTACCTTCGTGAGCATGGAGACGACTGGCTCACCCAGAAGGTACCTTGGTCCTCCCAACCCTCACAAATCAGAAAGGAGCGACGCCTCAGCACCACCAGGACCTGGGCGGGGTCGGGGCTGATGAGTAAACGGACTATCTCACTGGACCAGGAATCTTCTGCTGCCAGTATGGAGAGTTTTG gtCTAACCAGAGCCAAGTCAGCTGATTCACCAGATGGCCCTCAGACCCCGTCTACACCATCACCTCCATCAGGTGTCGTTCTCAGACGGCCCAGCAAAGACTCTGTCTCCAGTCTCTCCTACAGATCGAGCACAGGGAGCCTCCCTCCATCCACTCCCTCCACCCCTGGAGGTTCATGCCGCACATCACTGGAGCTGCAGCCCCACGGCAGCCCCGTCCCTCAGTCTCCTCACAGAGTGTCCTGGATTGAAGATGGAGTCTGGCTGCCTCCACCCAggccatcatcttcatcttcgcTCCACCTACCATCAATGGAGCTCGACTCTCTGTCCATCAGCAGCATAGAGGAAGAACAGGAGTCCCAAACACCAAGCCCCACCCCACACCACCAATCAGCGCACTGGTTGGCTGACAAGGTCATACATCGCCTCTCAGCAGTGGGTCAGGCTCTCGGCGGGCTGGTGAGTCAGAAGAAACGTCTGACCAATCGTGTGCAGGAGCTGAGTGAGCGGAGAGGTGCTGTGTTTGCAGAAGCTGTCAAAGGATTTGTGGAGACAACACTGAAGAGAGGGGCTGATCCCACTGGAGTCATGGGGTCAGAGTTCTTACAGGAAGTGAGGTCATCGCTCACATCACTTAGGGAGACACTGTTAGactatgcagaaatccaaacATTACTGGACAGCATGACTGACCTGAATGACTCTGAGATGG ACTCTTTGGTGGAGCTCTCCATCCACAAGGTGGCCCTGAGGCCTGTCTCTGCTCACCTCTACACCTGTATTCATGCTTCCCGGACCAATGATGGAAGTTTGGAGCATCTCCAGAGCAACCTCCGTGTGCTGGAGAAGAAAGGGATGGAGGAGCTTGGAGGATCAGAGGCCGTCGGAGTTCCTGACTCTGTCAGCCTTGAGCGGATCCAGCAGAGGTGGACGAGCATGCATGAGGCCTACTCTCCAAACAAGAAGGTCCAGATCCTGCTCAAAGTCTGCAAAAGCATCTATCACAGCATGAGTGCTAACTCTAACTCAG GTAAAGTGTTTGGAGCTGATGATTTCCTCCCCTGTCTGACGTGGGTGCTGCTCCGTAGCGACTTGAACACCCTGCAGATAGACACAGACTACATGATGGAGCTGCTGGACCCCACACAGCTGCAGGGAGAAG GTGGCTACTACCTGACGACCCTGTACGCCTCACTGTTCTACATCAGCAGCTTCCAGCCACGACTGGCTGCCCGTCAGCTCAGTGTGGAAGCTCAAAAATCTCTGAACCAATGGCATCGCAGGCGCACCCTGCACTGTAACCAATCACGCCGCAGCAAGAACCGACGGACCATTCGCAGAACGCCATGTCGGGACAGGTCCAGGCCGAActcagacacagaaacaagGAATAAGGAGGAAAGCAGGGAAATAGATGAGTCTGTTGATAAAGACGAgtcacagcagcagactgaaAGCTCCACAGAGGCTCTGCTGTCACTGGAGGAAGAGAAAAACCGAGGgcaggaaacagagagagaatcACAGGACAGCCCTTCAGCATCAGACTGTAGTCAGGGCAAACAGGAGGGCGGACAGACTCTTTGTGCAGAAGAAGATCACAAAGGATTgtaa